The following are from one region of the Nicotiana tomentosiformis chromosome 7, ASM39032v3, whole genome shotgun sequence genome:
- the LOC138895559 gene encoding uncharacterized protein, giving the protein MASNSLSLNIPQTFTGSIFSKIIACETAKEAWKTLKQEYQGRERGKQNQILNLKRDFESLRMQDDETIAKYSDQISLIVNKIRLVGEDFKDDRIVKKILVTIPERFESKISSLEESKDLSTISVAELISALQAQEQRRAFRQDKVTEGIFYAKRQKEKVDYP; this is encoded by the exons ATGGCAAGCAACAGTCTCTCTTTGAATATCCCACAAACTTTCACTG GTTCAATCTTCTCTAAAATCATTGCATGTGAGACAGCAAAAGAAGCTTGGAAAACACTCAAACAGGAGTATCAAGGAAGGGAACGAGGCAAACAAAatcagattttaaatttgaaaagagatTTTGAATCTCTTAGAATGCAAGATGATGAGACCATCGCTAAGTATTCTGACCAAATTTCTTTAATTGTCAATAAAATCAGGTTAGTTGGCGAGGATTTCAAAGATGACAGGATAGTTAAAAAAATTCTTGTGACAATTCCTGAGAGATTTGAATCCAAAATTTCCTCTCTAGAAGAGTCTAAAGATCTCTCTACCATCTCTGTGGCAGAATTAATAAGTGCTCTTCAAGCACAAGAGCAAAGAAGGGCCTTCAGACAAGACAAAGTTACTGAGGGTATTTTTTATGCGAAACGCCAAAAAGAAAAAGTCGATTATCCTTAA